In Candidatus Zixiibacteriota bacterium, one DNA window encodes the following:
- the flhB gene encoding flagellar biosynthesis protein FlhB, translated as MAEESFQEKTEPATPRRREEARKKGQVARSAELNSFAVLFAGVLLLFFVAPSLITGLSALMRHYLGNLAAVPVGPEGFTAILRHVAVRTAIILVPLFGVVVVVGVVINAAQVGFQMTAETLQPRLDKLNLVGGFKRLFSRRSLVELLRDLLKLTLIGIVAYYAVRSEFGGFVTLTGADPVAILTFVGGAIFRVAIKIVLALLLLALFDYAFQRWDYERSLRMSKYEVREELKQYEGSPLMRSRIRQVQRELARMRMTREIPKADVVVTNPTELAVALKYDADTMSAPTVVAKGARLLAQKIREIAAQAHVPIVENPPLARALYASVEVGAIVPAELYRATAEVLAYVYRLRGRVHAAEAAPEGASS; from the coding sequence ATGGCGGAAGAATCCTTCCAAGAAAAGACCGAACCGGCAACTCCACGTCGCCGTGAAGAGGCCCGCAAGAAGGGACAGGTCGCCCGCTCGGCGGAGTTGAATTCGTTTGCCGTGCTGTTCGCGGGCGTTCTGCTGCTCTTCTTCGTTGCGCCCTCGTTGATCACCGGACTGTCGGCGTTGATGCGGCATTACCTCGGCAATCTGGCCGCGGTTCCCGTCGGTCCGGAGGGATTCACGGCCATCCTGCGCCACGTGGCGGTGCGCACGGCGATCATCCTGGTCCCCCTGTTTGGGGTTGTCGTCGTCGTGGGCGTTGTGATCAACGCCGCGCAGGTCGGCTTTCAGATGACGGCCGAAACGCTGCAACCGCGGTTGGACAAACTCAATCTCGTCGGTGGTTTCAAGCGACTGTTCTCCCGGCGGTCGCTGGTCGAGTTGTTACGGGATCTGCTGAAGCTCACGCTGATCGGCATCGTCGCCTACTACGCGGTCCGATCGGAGTTCGGCGGTTTCGTCACACTGACGGGCGCCGACCCGGTGGCGATTCTCACGTTTGTCGGCGGCGCGATCTTCCGCGTCGCCATCAAGATCGTCCTCGCGCTGTTGCTCTTGGCGCTCTTCGACTATGCCTTCCAGCGCTGGGATTACGAACGCTCGCTGCGGATGAGCAAGTACGAGGTCCGTGAGGAACTGAAGCAATACGAGGGCTCGCCGCTCATGCGCTCGCGCATCCGCCAGGTGCAGCGCGAACTGGCGCGCATGCGCATGACGCGCGAGATCCCGAAGGCCGACGTCGTCGTGACCAACCCGACGGAGTTGGCCGTCGCATTGAAGTACGATGCCGACACGATGAGCGCGCCCACGGTCGTTGCGAAGGGCGCACGGTTGCTGGCGCAGAAGATTCGCGAGATCGCCGCCCAGGCGCATGTGCCGATCGTGGAGAATCCGCCGCTGGCACGTGCCCTCTATGCGTCCGTTGAGGTCGGAGCGATCGTCCCGGCGGAGCTGTACCGCGCCACGGCCGAAGTGCTGGCCTACGTCTATCGCCTGCGCGGACGCGTCCATGCGGCGGAAGCGGCACCCGAAGGAGCGTCGTCGTGA
- a CDS encoding FliA/WhiG family RNA polymerase sigma factor yields MPVSTTSTRGRKATASSTKQANIRRSPSAPQVQRQWDAYRHSGDPAIREELLNRYLPLVRNVAGRMALGFPKSVELSDLISTGVIGLIEAFKNFDPNRGVKFETFAVPRIRGAILDELRSLDWVPRSTRAKAREIDRSTVRLENRLGRVPTKPELAGDMKISVEELSAALDDLSGTTLLSLDELVYREEDNRQVPRVETLEAPHGDSVLGVIERQELRAYLINAISNLSEQEKLVIALYYYEELTLREIGEVMSISESRVSQIHTKSVGKLRGMVRERFGL; encoded by the coding sequence ATGCCTGTGAGCACGACCTCGACTCGGGGCCGCAAGGCGACAGCTTCGTCCACGAAGCAGGCGAACATTCGACGCAGTCCGTCGGCACCTCAGGTTCAGCGTCAATGGGACGCCTACCGCCACTCCGGCGATCCGGCCATCCGCGAGGAACTTCTGAATCGCTATCTGCCCCTGGTGCGCAATGTGGCCGGACGGATGGCGTTGGGGTTCCCCAAGTCGGTTGAGCTCTCCGACCTCATATCGACCGGCGTGATCGGGCTGATCGAGGCCTTCAAGAACTTTGATCCCAATCGCGGCGTCAAGTTCGAGACCTTTGCCGTGCCGCGCATCCGCGGCGCCATTCTCGACGAGTTGCGCTCGCTCGACTGGGTACCGCGCTCGACCAGGGCCAAGGCGCGGGAGATCGACCGGTCCACCGTACGGTTGGAAAACCGCCTCGGCCGTGTCCCGACGAAGCCGGAGCTGGCCGGGGACATGAAGATATCCGTCGAAGAGCTGTCGGCGGCGCTGGACGATCTCTCCGGGACGACACTGCTGTCGCTCGACGAGCTCGTCTACCGCGAAGAGGATAATCGCCAGGTGCCGCGCGTGGAAACCCTCGAAGCGCCGCATGGCGACAGCGTCCTCGGCGTCATCGAACGTCAGGAGCTGCGGGCGTATCTGATCAACGCCATCTCGAATCTCTCCGAGCAGGAGAAACTGGTGATCGCGCTGTACTACTACGAGGAATTGACGCTCAGAGAGATCGGGGAGGTCATGAGCATCTCCGAGTCGCGCGTCTCGCAGATCCACACCAAATCGGTGGGGAAGCTGCGCGGCATGGTGCGGGAGCGATTCGGATTGTAG
- a CDS encoding flagellar basal body L-ring protein FlgH, with product MLQDHRLGSLRSRPMRLGLTAVFLVGWSAGLAAAPYTQIRSASLYTDLKAHKVGDLLTVLIVESATARNAVSTNTKKSSDFKVEGGPGVGPFDFIGLFGADATLSNQSDNQGQTARAGQLKAQMTVQVVGVRDNGDLVIEGNRVVGINNDKEMLTLTGIVRAEDVGPDNTVYSYQIADAQIGYRGKGASSNAGRPGFITRFLNWLF from the coding sequence ATGTTGCAGGATCATCGTCTTGGGAGTCTACGGTCGCGGCCGATGCGCCTCGGCCTGACGGCCGTGTTCCTTGTCGGTTGGTCGGCCGGATTGGCCGCGGCGCCGTACACGCAGATTCGCAGCGCCTCTCTCTATACCGACCTGAAAGCGCACAAGGTCGGCGACCTGTTGACGGTTCTGATCGTGGAATCGGCGACGGCACGGAATGCCGTAAGCACAAACACAAAGAAGAGCAGCGACTTCAAAGTCGAGGGCGGACCTGGTGTGGGGCCCTTCGACTTCATCGGTCTGTTCGGCGCCGACGCGACTTTGTCGAATCAATCTGACAATCAAGGTCAGACGGCCCGTGCCGGGCAACTGAAGGCGCAGATGACCGTTCAGGTCGTCGGGGTGCGCGACAACGGGGATCTGGTGATCGAGGGGAATCGTGTTGTCGGGATCAACAACGACAAGGAAATGCTGACGTTGACGGGGATCGTGCGGGCGGAAGACGTCGGCCCGGACAACACCGTCTATTCATACCAGATCGCCGACGCCCAGATCGGCTACAGAGGGAAAGGTGCCTCGAGCAACGCCGGACGGCCGGGGTTCATTACACGATTCCTGAACTGGTTGTTCTGA
- the flgF gene encoding flagellar basal-body rod protein FlgF, with the protein MLRGLSAAAAAMLPRIRRQEVSAHNLANASTAGFKRDLVFEQLLDRAQSTRPGESAVQTGLAIDFTPGTMEETGNALDLAIEGDGFFVVETDSGERYTRNGHFTVSADGVLTTPEGNTVQGKTGEIQLPPGTVTIATDGGISVDGLNVGALRLVRFDDTSVLSRSSGSLFTIRDPVRQPEEDSSSLLRQGYLEQSNVAPVDEMVNMIDIVRGFEAVQKSILVQDESLGRAINELGRVRS; encoded by the coding sequence ATGCTGAGGGGGTTGTCCGCTGCCGCAGCCGCGATGCTGCCGCGCATCCGACGACAGGAAGTCTCTGCTCACAATCTCGCCAACGCTTCGACGGCCGGGTTCAAGCGCGATCTGGTCTTTGAGCAGTTGCTGGACCGCGCCCAATCGACGCGTCCGGGAGAGTCGGCGGTGCAAACCGGGCTGGCGATCGATTTCACGCCGGGCACCATGGAAGAGACCGGCAATGCACTGGATCTTGCCATCGAAGGAGATGGGTTCTTCGTCGTCGAGACGGACTCGGGCGAACGCTACACGCGCAACGGCCACTTCACGGTGTCCGCGGACGGCGTCCTGACCACACCGGAGGGAAACACGGTTCAGGGTAAGACGGGTGAAATCCAACTCCCGCCGGGGACCGTCACGATAGCGACCGATGGCGGCATCTCGGTCGACGGCCTCAACGTCGGCGCCCTGCGCCTGGTTCGCTTTGATGATACGAGTGTGCTGTCACGATCCTCCGGGTCGCTGTTCACGATCCGTGATCCGGTCCGGCAACCCGAAGAGGATTCATCGTCGCTTTTGCGGCAGGGGTACCTGGAGCAATCCAACGTCGCCCCGGTCGATGAGATGGTCAACATGATCGATATCGTGCGCGGATTCGAAGCGGTCCAGAAGTCGATTCTCGTGCAGGATGAGTCGCTCGGACGCGCGATCAACGAGCTCGGCCGCGTCAGGTCGTAG
- the fliR gene encoding flagellar biosynthetic protein FliR, protein MSNLDFNTFDWIWSYLWALFRVGGFFVTAPFWGDRTIPTRVRIPAALALTLTIGPIISASVPAAPPSVLTITAWAAHELIIGGLIGFCFAVLFWAVRAAGDIIGLQMGFAIAVAIDPNSPDQVSLIGEFKYILALLLLLMMDGHHLMITALVDTYRVIPVGGGAFHGPVAELVIRLSATFLVTAVKLGAPVVVTLLLTDVALGIVSRTVPQMNIFVVGFPLKIGVGLLVLGAALPLVAQTFTQSFSQIQSDTQRIIAALARP, encoded by the coding sequence ATGAGCAATCTCGACTTCAACACGTTCGATTGGATCTGGTCCTATCTGTGGGCGCTGTTCCGGGTCGGTGGCTTCTTTGTTACGGCACCGTTCTGGGGTGATCGCACCATTCCCACGCGCGTCCGGATTCCGGCGGCGTTGGCGCTGACGCTGACGATTGGCCCGATCATTTCCGCCTCCGTCCCTGCGGCGCCGCCATCCGTGCTGACGATCACAGCGTGGGCGGCTCATGAACTGATCATCGGCGGCCTGATTGGTTTCTGCTTCGCCGTTCTGTTCTGGGCCGTGCGCGCGGCCGGCGACATCATCGGCCTGCAGATGGGGTTCGCCATTGCCGTCGCCATCGACCCCAACTCGCCTGATCAGGTCTCTCTCATCGGTGAATTCAAGTACATCCTGGCTCTATTGCTCCTGCTGATGATGGACGGCCATCACCTGATGATCACGGCGCTTGTCGACACGTATCGCGTCATCCCGGTGGGTGGTGGGGCATTTCACGGTCCCGTTGCGGAGCTGGTGATCCGCCTGTCCGCGACTTTTCTCGTCACCGCCGTGAAGCTCGGCGCGCCCGTCGTGGTCACACTGCTCCTGACCGACGTGGCGCTCGGGATCGTGTCGCGGACGGTCCCGCAGATGAACATTTTCGTGGTCGGCTTTCCGCTGAAGATCGGCGTCGGACTGCTGGTGCTGGGGGCGGCGCTCCCACTCGTCGCGCAGACGTTCACGCAGTCCTTTTCTCAAATCCAAAGCGACACGCAGCGGATCATCGCGGCCTTGGCGCGACCCTGA
- a CDS encoding PilZ domain-containing protein has translation MKNQNRRSTTGRVGADRDTTERLGRPPVKQQKRRYVRLEIFSPVAFATIVTDADGRVRLHPEKKAGVLLNLSGGGALISTHDAVTSGSLVLMKFDIKGFDALTSVLGRVKRVEDSEDGERLVGVEFLDPAQLNDHALAAGLARLTEHPKDFTEGLGRIISRYVFQRQIETESE, from the coding sequence ATGAAGAATCAGAATCGCCGATCCACAACGGGACGGGTGGGAGCCGACAGAGACACGACCGAGCGACTCGGTCGACCGCCGGTCAAACAGCAGAAACGGCGCTATGTGCGCCTGGAGATCTTCTCTCCCGTCGCCTTCGCCACGATCGTCACGGACGCCGATGGTCGCGTGCGGCTGCATCCGGAGAAGAAGGCCGGCGTCTTGCTCAATCTCTCGGGCGGGGGCGCCTTGATCTCCACCCATGATGCCGTCACGTCGGGGTCACTCGTTCTGATGAAGTTCGATATCAAGGGGTTCGATGCCCTGACCAGCGTCCTGGGGCGGGTGAAACGTGTCGAGGACAGTGAAGACGGAGAGCGATTGGTCGGGGTGGAGTTTCTGGATCCCGCGCAGCTCAATGACCACGCTCTGGCCGCCGGTCTGGCGCGCCTGACGGAACATCCCAAGGACTTCACCGAGGGACTGGGCCGGATCATCTCCCGGTATGTGTTTCAGCGGCAGATTGAGACGGAATCCGAATGA
- the fliP gene encoding flagellar type III secretion system pore protein FliP (The bacterial flagellar biogenesis protein FliP forms a type III secretion system (T3SS)-type pore required for flagellar assembly.): MLAPDTGLAQGLPKISIGVEPAKTPADMSASVQILLLLTVLSLAPSIVITMTSFTRIIVVLSFLKHALGTQQLPPAQLLVGLALILTMFIMTPVFTAAYEQGLKPYTDGTIDRTTAFTRGMAPLREFMLKQTREKDLALFMSLANLAKPATAADVPLRALVPGFVISELRVAFQIGFVLFIPFLIIDMVVASVLMSMGMLMLPPIMVAMPFKILLFVLVDGWYLVVQSLVASFH, translated from the coding sequence ATGCTGGCCCCCGACACGGGTCTCGCGCAGGGCCTTCCCAAGATCTCGATCGGCGTCGAGCCGGCCAAGACGCCGGCCGACATGTCGGCCAGCGTGCAGATTTTGCTGCTTTTGACCGTACTGTCGCTGGCGCCCTCCATTGTGATCACAATGACATCGTTCACGCGGATCATCGTCGTATTGTCGTTTCTCAAGCACGCGCTGGGCACACAACAGTTGCCGCCGGCGCAGTTGTTGGTTGGCCTGGCCTTGATCCTGACCATGTTCATCATGACCCCGGTGTTTACGGCAGCGTATGAACAGGGGTTGAAACCCTATACGGATGGAACAATCGACCGCACGACCGCCTTTACGCGCGGCATGGCGCCGTTGCGCGAGTTTATGCTGAAGCAGACGCGCGAGAAGGACCTGGCCTTGTTCATGAGTCTGGCCAATCTCGCAAAGCCGGCGACCGCCGCCGACGTTCCACTCCGTGCGCTGGTGCCGGGGTTCGTCATCTCCGAGCTGCGCGTCGCCTTCCAGATCGGCTTCGTCCTGTTCATTCCATTCTTGATTATTGATATGGTGGTCGCCTCGGTCCTGATGTCGATGGGGATGCTGATGCTGCCGCCCATCATGGTCGCCATGCCGTTCAAGATCCTGCTCTTCGTTCTCGTCGATGGCTGGTACCTGGTCGTTCAGTCGCTGGTAGCGTCGTTCCACTGA
- a CDS encoding DUF2225 domain-containing protein produces MNYTDTPFYLTPVECPVCKTVNEYETIKMGAYTEEGRDSDFCPTGRTWRNPRYQNINPLLYFMATCSSCFYTREFTRKFREWKTDNTFRLYRQTTVRQRHLNLLASADGPVRRLGRANWPSSFPLPTAVNKLLLGILDEEILDHPSHFDLGRWYLRIGWLFREAGEHGMALPSQHASARQQLSSALKELDTCMQRTTQRIETIRGIIERNPEAGSATPDDERATRCRAFMNGLAEQIGRYSNELEDMTRSLTQDSGPVVGVGVTTGDDAYDEYPSYAAFLLSLKAEWPETPTNEVEALQLACRHYRQAYEEGRGIEPGNAQIQVAYMVGELARRVGEYDEAQRYLTLAARLGRDWIRQMGTDKTKAALARHIVDLSVEQMHELRDAASSARV; encoded by the coding sequence ATGAACTACACGGATACGCCGTTCTATCTGACGCCCGTCGAGTGCCCCGTGTGCAAGACGGTCAACGAATACGAGACCATCAAGATGGGGGCCTATACCGAGGAGGGACGCGACAGCGATTTTTGTCCGACCGGCCGCACATGGCGCAATCCGCGCTACCAGAACATCAACCCGCTTCTCTATTTCATGGCGACATGCTCCTCGTGCTTCTACACGCGTGAGTTCACCCGCAAGTTCCGCGAGTGGAAGACGGACAATACGTTTCGTCTCTACCGACAGACCACGGTCCGGCAGCGGCACCTGAACCTGTTGGCGTCCGCCGACGGTCCGGTACGGCGCCTCGGGCGCGCGAACTGGCCTTCATCATTCCCCTTGCCGACAGCCGTCAACAAGCTCCTCCTGGGCATCCTCGACGAGGAGATCCTGGACCACCCCTCGCATTTTGATCTCGGGCGTTGGTATCTCCGCATCGGCTGGCTGTTCCGCGAGGCCGGAGAGCACGGGATGGCGTTGCCGTCGCAGCATGCCTCGGCCCGCCAGCAACTGTCCAGTGCCCTCAAGGAGCTTGATACCTGTATGCAGCGAACAACTCAGAGGATCGAGACTATTCGCGGCATTATTGAACGGAATCCCGAGGCTGGCAGTGCAACACCCGACGACGAGAGAGCGACCCGGTGTCGTGCTTTCATGAACGGCCTGGCCGAGCAGATCGGGCGTTACTCGAATGAGCTGGAGGATATGACTCGGTCGCTGACCCAGGATAGCGGACCTGTCGTCGGCGTTGGTGTGACGACCGGTGACGACGCATATGATGAATACCCATCCTATGCAGCGTTCCTGCTGTCATTGAAGGCGGAGTGGCCGGAGACCCCGACCAATGAGGTAGAGGCGTTGCAGTTGGCGTGTCGGCACTACCGCCAGGCGTACGAGGAAGGCCGGGGGATTGAACCCGGAAACGCCCAGATCCAGGTGGCCTACATGGTGGGCGAGCTGGCTCGTCGGGTGGGGGAGTACGATGAGGCACAGCGGTACCTGACCCTGGCGGCACGCCTGGGGCGGGACTGGATTCGTCAGATGGGGACCGACAAGACCAAGGCGGCACTGGCGCGCCACATCGTCGACTTGTCGGTGGAACAGATGCACGAGTTGCGCGACGCCGCTTCGTCGGCGCGAGTGTGA
- the flgG gene encoding flagellar basal-body rod protein FlgG, translating to MIKALRTAASGMIAQQMNIDTIANNMANINTTGFKKSKVEFQDVLYERVRRAGTNVSALNVVPVNLEVGYGSRPVASTREFSGGDMNPTDNPLDVAIQGQGFFQISMPDGTIAYTRDGSFKLSGDGRLVTADGFFLNPELTLPQDTQGVAIGIDGRLQVSLPGQTEPQEVGQIELAKFLNPSGLEAIGHNLYRATVSSGDAILGNPSQNGFGELAQGYLEMSNVQIVDEMVNMIVAQRAYETNAKAIQTADEMAAVANELKR from the coding sequence ATGATCAAGGCACTGCGCACGGCGGCATCCGGGATGATCGCCCAGCAGATGAACATCGATACGATCGCCAATAATATGGCGAATATCAACACGACCGGATTCAAGAAGTCGAAGGTCGAATTTCAGGATGTTCTCTATGAACGGGTGCGCCGGGCGGGGACCAATGTGTCGGCCCTGAACGTCGTGCCGGTCAACCTGGAGGTCGGGTACGGCTCCCGGCCGGTGGCCTCGACCCGGGAGTTTTCCGGGGGTGACATGAATCCCACCGACAATCCGCTCGACGTCGCGATCCAGGGCCAGGGCTTTTTCCAGATCTCGATGCCCGACGGCACGATCGCCTACACCCGCGACGGGTCGTTCAAGCTCTCCGGCGACGGGCGCTTGGTGACCGCCGATGGGTTCTTCCTCAATCCCGAGCTCACACTGCCACAGGATACGCAGGGCGTGGCGATCGGCATCGATGGGCGTTTACAGGTGTCCCTCCCCGGACAGACGGAGCCGCAAGAAGTCGGCCAGATCGAATTGGCGAAGTTCCTGAATCCCTCCGGGCTGGAAGCGATCGGACACAATCTCTATCGCGCCACGGTGTCATCCGGCGACGCGATCCTCGGAAACCCATCGCAGAACGGCTTTGGCGAGCTGGCGCAGGGGTACCTCGAGATGTCAAACGTCCAGATTGTGGACGAGATGGTAAACATGATCGTGGCCCAGCGCGCCTACGAGACGAACGCGAAGGCGATCCAGACGGCCGATGAAATGGCGGCCGTCGCCAATGAACTGAAGCGATGA
- the flhA gene encoding flagellar biosynthesis protein FlhA, with product MTDRPHLFKSVGANADIALALAVLTIIGVLVIPVPATLLDFLLAFNITFSLVVLLATLYVTAPLELSVFPGMLLIVTLMRLSLNVASTRLILSEGYAGEVISSFGGFVVKGNYVVGFIIFLILVIIQFVVITKGAGRISEVAARFTLDAMPGKQMAIDADLNAGLIGDDEARRRRLSIAREADFYGAMDGASKFVRGDAIAGIIITAVNVIGGLIVGVLQRGMSLADAARTYTLLSVGDGLVTQVPALLVSVAAGMLVTRAAAESDLSQDLSKQLTQRPRAIGVAAAILILLGFVPGMPTLPFLALGAVAGTGAYISGRARKQSDSTAATAATAPAPQPKPEDFLRLDILEVEIGYGLIPIVDAASGGDLLDRVAVIRRQLAQEIGFVVPPVRIRDNVSLDPATYVVKLRGVRVATGELMMNYLLAINPGGLNDDELGGIPGAEPAFGLSARWIAPASRESAELKGYTVVEPAAVMATHLTEIIRSHAAEIISRQDVQSLLDHLKRDYPVLVDEVLGKVGSAGPVQRILQNLLRERLPIKDLVTILETLSDYWPLTKDTDVLSEYARRALKRSITQTYADPSGTIAAISLDPSLEKFLAESVSQSPAGFHLNIAPDAAEQIIAAIGAAVDRMVRRGQNAIALVPPNLRLVFRRFVETRHPALVVLSFNDLLPSVRIEISEVVRPSGVLNAAAPLPRSGGKP from the coding sequence GTGACCGACCGTCCCCATCTCTTCAAGTCGGTCGGCGCCAATGCCGACATCGCGCTCGCGCTGGCGGTGCTGACGATCATCGGCGTATTGGTGATCCCGGTTCCGGCGACGCTGCTCGACTTCCTCCTGGCGTTCAACATCACCTTCTCGCTCGTGGTGCTCTTGGCCACGCTCTATGTCACGGCGCCGCTGGAGCTGTCGGTCTTCCCCGGCATGCTGTTGATCGTGACGCTCATGCGGCTGTCGCTGAACGTCGCTTCGACCCGTCTGATCTTATCCGAGGGCTATGCCGGTGAGGTGATCAGTTCCTTCGGCGGCTTCGTCGTCAAGGGGAACTACGTTGTCGGCTTCATCATCTTCCTGATTCTCGTCATCATCCAGTTTGTCGTCATCACCAAGGGCGCCGGACGCATCTCCGAAGTGGCCGCGCGTTTCACATTGGATGCCATGCCCGGCAAGCAGATGGCCATCGACGCCGATCTGAACGCCGGGTTGATCGGCGATGATGAAGCGCGGCGGCGACGGCTGTCGATTGCCCGTGAGGCCGACTTCTACGGCGCCATGGACGGCGCCAGCAAGTTCGTGCGCGGCGATGCCATCGCCGGGATCATCATCACCGCCGTCAATGTCATCGGCGGCTTGATCGTCGGCGTCTTGCAGCGCGGCATGAGTCTCGCCGATGCCGCTCGGACATACACGTTGCTGTCGGTCGGCGACGGGCTGGTCACGCAGGTGCCGGCGCTGCTGGTCTCGGTCGCGGCCGGCATGCTCGTCACGCGTGCCGCGGCGGAATCCGACCTCAGTCAGGACTTGAGCAAACAGTTGACGCAACGACCGCGGGCGATTGGGGTGGCGGCGGCGATTCTGATCCTCCTCGGCTTCGTTCCGGGAATGCCGACGCTGCCGTTCCTCGCGCTGGGAGCGGTTGCCGGCACCGGTGCCTACATCTCCGGACGGGCGCGAAAGCAAAGCGATTCGACCGCAGCGACAGCCGCGACAGCACCGGCTCCACAACCGAAACCGGAGGATTTCCTGCGGCTGGATATCCTGGAAGTGGAGATCGGATACGGTCTGATCCCGATCGTCGATGCGGCCTCGGGCGGAGACCTCCTCGACCGCGTCGCCGTCATACGTCGCCAACTGGCACAGGAGATCGGCTTTGTCGTTCCCCCCGTGCGGATCCGCGACAATGTCTCGCTCGATCCCGCGACATACGTCGTGAAGCTCCGCGGTGTCCGCGTCGCCACAGGCGAACTGATGATGAATTACCTGTTGGCGATCAATCCGGGCGGTCTCAACGACGACGAACTCGGCGGCATCCCCGGTGCGGAACCGGCCTTCGGGCTGTCGGCGCGCTGGATCGCCCCGGCGTCGCGCGAGAGCGCCGAACTGAAAGGATACACCGTCGTCGAGCCGGCCGCGGTCATGGCAACGCATTTGACCGAGATCATACGATCTCACGCCGCCGAGATCATCTCCCGTCAGGACGTTCAATCGCTCTTGGATCATCTGAAACGCGACTACCCGGTGCTGGTGGATGAGGTGCTCGGCAAAGTCGGTTCCGCCGGCCCGGTGCAACGCATCCTGCAAAACCTCCTGCGCGAGCGGCTACCGATCAAGGATCTGGTCACGATCCTCGAAACGCTCTCCGACTACTGGCCGCTGACCAAGGACACCGACGTTCTCTCTGAGTACGCCCGTCGGGCCCTGAAGCGTTCCATCACGCAGACCTATGCCGATCCCTCCGGGACGATCGCCGCGATCTCGCTCGATCCGTCACTGGAGAAGTTCCTGGCCGAATCGGTATCGCAGTCGCCGGCGGGGTTTCATCTCAACATCGCGCCGGACGCAGCCGAGCAGATCATCGCGGCGATCGGCGCGGCGGTGGATCGGATGGTGCGGCGGGGTCAGAATGCCATCGCGCTGGTGCCGCCCAACCTGCGGCTTGTGTTCCGACGCTTTGTGGAGACACGACATCCGGCCCTCGTTGTGCTCTCGTTCAATGACCTTCTACCGAGCGTCAGGATTGAAATCAGCGAAGTGGTACGACCCAGTGGCGTTCTGAACGCCGCGGCGCCATTGCCGCGTTCCGGAGGTAAGCCGTGA
- the fliQ gene encoding flagellar biosynthesis protein FliQ, whose product MTTEYVLGLGREAITLTLLVASPMLVLGLLVGVVISILQAVTQIQEMTLTFVPKILTVLVAFLVFLPWIMNMLVGFTARLFAGIPTLTG is encoded by the coding sequence ATGACAACCGAGTATGTCCTGGGGTTGGGACGGGAAGCGATCACGCTGACGCTGCTGGTCGCTTCGCCCATGCTTGTCCTCGGGCTGCTTGTGGGCGTGGTCATCTCCATTCTCCAGGCCGTGACCCAGATCCAGGAGATGACGTTGACATTTGTGCCGAAGATCCTCACCGTTCTTGTGGCGTTCCTGGTCTTCCTGCCGTGGATCATGAACATGTTGGTGGGCTTCACGGCGCGACTGTTTGCGGGTATCCCGACGCTGACTGGGTGA
- the flgA gene encoding flagellar basal body P-ring formation chaperone FlgA gives MRQVRHSLRAIAVGLTLTVVLTVHRTAIAAEIGPACRERLQSAIGAAVARHLGLSNEQVQITVHTIRLDADCSEAEKVDVDIPTYADVVGPTTVRVTLANQAGTIAVLSVPVRVDLYADVLVTARPLSRHAMIRPQDLTRERRPITDVSKWVMCDADSVVGRWADRTINPGRIVDRRWVVEIPVVRRGASVMIAYTTGAVRVARSAVAMEDGYRGQKIRVKPQSGGRWLTVSVIDGNTVCPVP, from the coding sequence ATGAGGCAAGTCCGACACTCGTTACGCGCCATCGCAGTCGGCCTCACGCTGACTGTGGTACTCACCGTGCACCGCACGGCGATCGCGGCGGAAATCGGGCCCGCGTGTCGGGAACGGTTGCAGAGTGCGATTGGCGCAGCCGTCGCCCGGCATCTTGGTCTGTCGAACGAGCAGGTGCAGATCACTGTGCACACGATCCGGCTCGACGCAGACTGCTCTGAGGCCGAGAAGGTCGACGTCGATATTCCCACCTACGCCGACGTTGTCGGTCCGACGACGGTTCGTGTCACATTGGCCAATCAAGCGGGCACCATAGCCGTCCTGTCGGTGCCGGTGCGGGTTGATCTCTATGCGGATGTCCTGGTCACGGCACGACCGCTCAGCCGACACGCCATGATACGACCGCAGGACTTGACGCGAGAGCGGCGGCCGATCACCGACGTGTCGAAGTGGGTAATGTGCGACGCCGATTCCGTCGTCGGACGTTGGGCCGACCGTACGATCAACCCGGGGCGGATTGTCGATCGTCGCTGGGTCGTCGAGATCCCGGTCGTACGGCGCGGTGCCTCTGTCATGATCGCGTACACCACCGGCGCTGTCCGCGTCGCCCGATCCGCGGTGGCGATGGAAGATGGTTACCGGGGTCAGAAGATTCGCGTGAAACCGCAATCCGGCGGGCGTTGGCTGACGGTTTCCGTCATCGATGGAAATACCGTGTGCCCGGTACCATGA